A region of the Pseudomonas silesiensis genome:
CCTGACCCCTACCCGCGAACTCGCGGCTCAAGTGCATGAAAGCTTCAAGGTCTATGCCCGTGACCTGAAGTTCGTCAGCGCCTGCATCTTCGGCGGCGTCGGCATGAACCCGCAGGTTCAGGCCATGTCCCGCGGTGTCGACGTGCTGGTGGCTTGCCCCGGCCGTCTGCTCGACCTCGCCGGCCAAGGCAGCGTCGACCTGTCCCACGTGGAAATTCTCGTGCTGGACGAAGCCGACCGCATGCTCGACATGGGCTTTGTCCATGACGTGAAGAAGGTCCTGGCCCGTCTGCCGAGCAAACGTCAGAACCTGCTGTTCTCGGCGACCTTCTCCAAAGACATCACCGACCTCGCCGGCAAGCTGCTGCACAACCCGGAACGCATCGAAGTCACGCCGCCGAACACCACGGTCGAGCGTATCGAACAGCGCGTGTTCCGTCTGCCAGCCAATCACAAGCGTTCATTGCTGGCGCACTTGATCACCGCTGGCGCCTGGGAACAGGTGCTGGTGTTCACTCGCACCAAGCACGGCGCCAACCGTCTGGCCGAATACCTGGACAAACACGGTCTCACCGCCGTTGCCATCCACGGTAACAAGAGCCAGAACGCCCGCACCAAAGCCCTGGCCGACTTCAAGGCCGGTGAAGTGCGCATCCTGGTCGCCACCGACATCGCCGCTCGCGGCCTGGACATCGACCAGTTGCCCCACGTGGTCAACTTCGAACTGCCAAACGTCGACGAAGACTATGTGCACCGTATCGGCCGTACTGGCCGTGCCGGTCGTTCGGGCGAGGCGATCTCGCTGGTGGCCCCGGACGAAGAAAAACTGCTGAAAAGCATCGAGCGCATGACCCGGCAGAAAATCGCCGACGGCGACCTGATGGGCTTCGATTCCAGCGCGGTGGAAGCCGAGAAACCTGAAGTGCGCGAGCGTCCGGATGTGCGTAACCCGCGCAACCCACGTGGCCCGCGCGGCGACGGTCCGAACGGCACTGGCGGTGGCGGCGGTCGTAAAGACAAAGGCAAGGACAAGGGCGGCAAGGAAAAACCTGCGGCCGCTGGCCGTGGCGAGCGTCCGGCCCGTGAACAGAAGCCACGCGAAGGCACTCCGGCTCGCGAACAGCAGCGTCCGGCCCCTCGCGCCGCCGCTGATCGTGCTCCGGACGAGTTCCTGGACGACGATGTCGATAACTTCGGTAACCGTGTCGACTACGTGCCTCAAGCCAAACCGGCTCAAGGCCGCGGTCGCCGTCCGGGTGCTCCGGCACCAGGCGCGGCAGCTGGCGCAGGCGCAGGCGCTCCGCGCGGCGGCAAGCCACAGGGTCGTCAGAGCGGTCCGCGCAGCAGCGACGGTGCTACCACCGGCACGCCGCCGGCCAAGCGCAGCGGCCCGCGCAATGGTGCTCCACGTGACGGCCAGGCCCGTCGCGAAGAGTCCCGCAACCGCCGCCCGGCCCGTAGCGACGACAAGCCGCTCTCGGAACCGGCCGTGCAAAACCCTCGCGGTCCAGCGCCGAAGATCATTCACAAGGAGTCGAAAACCGATCGTTTCCCGACACCTGAACAACTTGATCAACTGCCAGGCCGTCCGCGCGGTGAGAAACCAGCGTTGCTGACGCGCAATCGCTGATTTAGCGCTGCAATAAAAAATGCCCCGGATCTCACAATCCGGGGCATTTTTTTGGACCCACCCAAAACCCTGTGGGAGCGGGCTTGTCGGATCGCCGCACCGCCGCGATGGACGTTAACGATAACGCGTACTACTTGGATGAACGCGTCGCCCTCAGGTTTTTCGCGAGCAAGCTCGCTCCTACAGGGGATTTACGTGGCCGTGCGGATTTCATTCGGCAATAAAAAACGCCCCCGACCGTGAGATCGGGGGCGTTTTTTGTTATAGCGGCGAAAGTTACTTCGCTTTCACACCTTCAAACGTAACGTACAACTCGACCGCATCGGACGCTGGGCCCAGGTCTTTCTGCTTGCCGAAGTCCGAACGCTTGATGCTGGTGGTGCCTTCAAAGCCGGCACGGTAGCCGCCCCATGGATCCTTGCCTTCACCCAGGAAAGTGGCCTTGACCACGATTGGCTTGGTCACACCGGCCAATGTCAGGTTACCGCTTACGTCAGCAGTGTCTTTACCTGCGGCATTTTTACCTGTGGATTTGACGCCGGTGGAAACAAACGTGGCTTTGCCGAATTTGCTCACGTTCAGGAAATCACCGCTGGCGATGTGCTTGTCGCGCTCGGCATGGTTGGTGAACACGCTGGCGGTGTTCACGTTGAACTCGATCTTGCTGTCTTCCGGCTTGGCAGCGTCGAAGCTGAACTTGCCGTCGATATCCTTGAAGGTACCGGTGATGTAGCTGTAGCCCAGGTGGCTGATCTTGAAGTCAACGAAGGCGTGCTGGCCTTCCTTGTCGACGACATAGTCAGCAGCCATTACGTTTGCGGACAGCAGAGCAGAACCAATTGCCAGAGCGGCGAGCGTCTTTTTCAACATGCTTTCTATTCCTTTGGAGTCGAGGTTGAACTTCAAGCTTTGCGACCCAGCATTCGTGTCAGGGTCGCATCACGATCGATAAAGTGGTGCTTCAATGCTGCCAACGCATGGAGGCCGGAAAAAATTACCAGCACCCACGCCAGATAGAAATGAATCACACCGGCGGTGTCTGCCTGGTCCGGCAGTCCGGACACCAGCGCAGGAACTTCAAACAGGCCAAACACCGGAATCCCGACACCGTCTGCGGTGGAAATCAGGTAACCGGCAATCATCACAGCGAACAGACTGAGGTAGAGGAACCCATGGCCGAAGCTGGCGCCGATGCGCGTCATCCGGCTGTAGCTTTGCAATGCCGGCGGCGGTGGGCTGATAAAACGCCACAGCACCCGTAGCAGCATCACGGCCAACAGCACCAGGCCAATGCTCTTGTGCAGGTCCGGCGCGTCTTTGCGCCAGCTGCTGTAGTAGTCGAGACCGACCATCCACAAGCCCAGGGCGAACAGACCGAAGACTGCCAGCGCCACGCCCCAGTGCATGAAGATGCTGACCCAACCGTAGCGCGAAGAAGAATTACGTAGCTGCATTGCCCAAATCCTGTGAGAACTGCGATCAAGACTATCGAGTTATCTATCGATTTAAAGCGGAAAATTTCGCTTTGAAATATCGAGAAATACGATGAAGAGTATGAAACAGGTGAGTTAAGGAAGGATTAAAGGCGAATTTGTGGCCGGATGTTAGCGGTAGTCGAGGAAAAACCTGGTGTTCGGGAAGCCCCCTTCGCCATGGTCGCAGCGGTTACAGCCTTCTGACCGACTTGGCCATCACCGCACTCTAATTATGGAAGACTGAAGGGGGCTGCAAGCAATCATGGTGGTACGGATCTATCTGGCATTTGTGGGCTAGTTCAGTGCCATGATTTGTTGTCATTGGACGACCGTCTACACAGCCAGATACGGTTATTAATATTATTGCCGCCAGTGCTTTCATGATGCTCTCCAGTGTTTTGAAGAACATAGAATTTAAGGTCAGGCGCTATCTATCATTTCGATCTGATTCCCTTGTGGGAAGCATCCGATATATCGCTGAGACGTGTAGGACCCGGATCGTGGATTGCGCGACTTCAGGGCGCCGCGCAGGCAAAGCCGGATGTCACATGCTTGATAAATGAGCAAAAAAAAGCGCGGCCCTTGAGCCGCGCTTTTTTTACGCCTGAACGTTACTGAGCCTTGGTCTCAGTGGTCGCCGCGGGTTTGGTCGCTGGCTTCTTCGCCAATTCAGCCTTTTTCGTCGGAGCCTTTGCCGGAGCCTTTTTAGTCTCGGTTTTCGCCGCAGGTTTCTTCACCGGTGCCTTGGCCGGCGTTTTTTTAGACGGTTCGGCCTTCACAGGTACCGCTGGTTTTGGAGCTTCAACCGCAGCAGCAGGCGTCGGTGCTGGCGCTGGAGCCGGCGTCGGAGCAACCGGAGCTACTGGCTCAGGCGCCTTGACCGGTGCTGGCTTGTCATCCGAACCGCCAAACAGGTTACTGAAGAAGTTGCCCTTCTTCGCCGCCACTGCACCAGCCGCCACAGCGGTCGCTGCCGGAACAATCTTCGCAGGCTCGAAGGATTTGCCCGCCGCCAGGTCTTCCACCTGGCTGGCCGCTCGCTGCCCCGTGCGCAAGGCACCTTCCAGCGTGCCCGGGTACAAGGTGTCCGTGTGTTCGCCCGCGAAAGCTACTCGCTGGATCGGACGTTCCCACAGGCGCCAGTACTTGCTGATCTGCCCCGGACCGAAAGCCAGGTAAGCGCCGCCCATCGACGGATCGGTGCTGTAGCGGCGGATTTCATAACCGGTGAACGAACCGCGCGCCTGTGGATAAAAAGCGTGCAGGCGGATCAATACCTGATCGGCCATCTGCTTGTCGCCGAAGGCCTGCATGACGCGAGCGTTGTCGCCGGACAGGTTGATCACCACGTTGGCGCCGCCCTTCAGCGCAGGTTCGACCCACAACATACCCAGGCCGGTGTTGCTGTAGATTTCGCCGGACATGCGCGCTTTGCTTTCCCACACTGGCGTCTTGAACTTGAGCAGGATCTGGTCGCGCCAGCCGTAGTTGGTGCCTTTGATCGCGGCCAGGTGCTGGGCATCCAGCGCCGGGGTCATCTGGATCTTGTTCAGTGCGCGCAACGGCACGGCCACGACGACGTAGTCGGCCTGATAACCGACGCTGCCGACTTTGACGGTCACGCCGTCCTTCTCCTGGATAATGGCCGAGACCGGGGCGCTGGTCTTGATGGTTTTCAGTTGTTTGACAAAGGCCTGGGCCAATACCGGACTACCGCCGAGCAGGCGTGAGGCGCGCAGGTCACGGTCGGAAAAGCCGCGGTACACCCGGCTCTGCTGTGCGAAGTACAGCAGCGACAGGCGCGAAGGTTCGTCATAGCGGGTACGGATCTGCTGGTTCACCAGCTGGCGGGCGGTCGCTGGCAACGTCAGCCGGTCGAGCCAGTTGGAAACGTTGATCTGATCCAGCGCATGCAGCGTACTGTTTGCCGAGGGGTTCTGCGGGTCTTCGATCGAGCGCGCCAGATCGTCCAGGGTCTTCTCATAGCGCTTGAGCGCTTCGGCCGTGGTCGGGTCCTTGGTGGCCAGATCGGCCGCGGAGTAATACACACCGTCGATCAGGTAGCCCGGCGTGCGCACGAACTCAGGAGCCGGCGTGATGCCCAGCTTGAAGGTCGAGACATATTTGTTCAGTACCGGCTGAGTCTTGTCGTTGCCGATCCACTCGCTGGTGGCCATGCCGGAGCGGCCACCCAGGCTCGACTTGGCTTCGAGCAGAGTGACCTGCCAGCCTTTGTTCTGCAGTTCATAAGCAGCCGTGAGGCCCGACAGGCCGCCGCCGATCACGATCGCCGTTTTATCCTTGGCCAGCGCGGACACGCTGAACAGCCCCATCATCACCAGCGCACAGGCGCGCAGCCAACCAGCAGACATTCAGAGAACTCCGGAAATATACGAGGAAATAGCGGTTTTACGAGTCAGGCGACCCAAAGAACCGCGAAGAATACGTCAGCCATCAAAACGCCGCCACTGACGTATACCGTCCTATACAAAGTAGCTCAAACCACACAATGGGTTGTCCCCGTGACGCGCATTGCATAGGCTTGCCCGATTGTTTGCCCGCGCCTGTCGCGAGCCGCCTCGAGGAGACTGAACATGGGCTTGAATAATCAGTGGATGCAACGCGATCTCGCCGTGTTGTGGCATCCCTGCACCCAGATGAAAGATCACGAACAGCTGCCGCTGATCCCGATCAAGCGCGGTGAAGGCGTGTGGCTGGAAGACTTCGAAGGAAAACGCTACCTGGACGCCGTCAGTTCCTGGTGGGTCAACGTGTTCGGCCATGCCAACCCGCGGATCAACCAGCGCATCAAGGATCAGGTCGATCAACTGGAACACGTGATCCTCGCCGGTTTCAGCCATCAGCCGGTGATCGAGCTGTCCGAGCGCCTGGTAAAAATGACGCCCGAGGGACTGACCCGGTGCTTCTACGCCGACAACGGCTCGTCCTGCATCGAAGTCGCGCTGAAAATGAGCTTTCACTACTGGCTCAACCGCGGCCAGCCTGATAAGAAGCGCTTTGTCACCCTGACCAACAGCTACCACGGCGAAACCATGGCGGCGATGTCGGTGGGCGATGTGCCGCTGTTCACCGAAACCTACAAGGCCTTGCTGCTGGACACCATCAAGGTGCCGAGCCCGGATTGCTACCTGCGCCCCGAAGGCATGAGCTGGGAAGAACACTCACGCACTATGTTCGCCGCTATGGAACAGACCCTGGCCGAGCACCACGACACCGTGGCTGCGGTGATCGTCGAGCCGCTGATCCAGGGCGCCGGCGGCATGCGCATGTACCACCCGGTGTACCTCAAGTTGCTCCGCGAAGCCTGCGATCGCTATGGCGTGCACCTGATCCACGACGAAATCGCCGTCGGCTTCGGCCGCACCGGGACGATGTTCGCCTGCGAACAGGCCGGCATTCGCCCGGACTTCCTGTGCCTGTCCAAGGCCCTGACCGGCGGTTACCTGCCGCTGGCGGCCTGCGTGACCACCGAAGATGTCTACAGCGCGTTCTACGACGACTACCCGACCCTGCGCGCCTTCCTGCATTCCCACAGCTACACCGGCAACCCGCTGGCGTGCGCGGCGGCATTGGCGACGCTGGACATCTTCGAGGAAGACAACGTCATCGAAAACAATAAGGCCCTGGCGCAGCGCATGGCGTCCGCCACCGCGCACCTGGCCGATCACCCGAACGTTTCCGAAGTGCGTCAGACCGGCATGGTGCTGGCTATCGAGATGGTCAAGGACAAGGCCACCAAGGAAGCCTATCCGTGGCAGGAACGTCGCGGTTTGAAGGTGTTCCAGCACGCGCTGGAGCGTGGTGCTTTACTTCGACCGCTGGGCAGCGTGGTGTATTTCCTGCCACCGTATGTGATTACCCCGGAGCAGATCGATTTTCTGGCGGAAGTGGCCAGTGAAGGCATCGACATTGCGACCCGTGATAGCGTCAGCGTTTCGGTGCCGAAGGACTTTCATCCGGGCTTCCGTGATCCGGGTTGATTGATTTCACTTGAGCTTGTGGGTGCCTGGACTGCCGCCTTCGCTGCGGTGCGGCGATCCGACAAGCCAGCTCCTACAGGTTAGATGTCGTGCACAAGATTTTCGGTAGCCACAAATCCATGTAGGAGCTGGCTTGCCAGCGATAAGGTCGGCACGACCTTCAGACGATTACACCTTTTCTCCAGAGAACCCGCATGAGACTGTCCCGCTTCTTTATCGACGCCCCCCTGAGCACCGGCGAGCACGAACTGCCCGAAGCCCAGGCCCATTACATCAGCCGCGTGCTGCGCATGGCCGAGGGCGATGCGTTGCAATTGTTCGATGGCTCGGGCCACGAGTTTCGCGCCACACTGGTAGACGTCGGCAAGAAGCGCGTCGTGGTGCAGATCGATGAAAGCTTCGCCGGGCAAGTCGAGTCGCCGCTGCAGATCCATCTCGGCCAGGGCCTGTCCCGTGGCGAGCGGATGGATTGGGCAATCCAGAAAGCCACCGAACTGGGCGTGACTGAAATCACCCCGATCTTCAGCGACCGCTGCGAAGTCCGCCTCAAGGACGAACGCGCCGACAAGCGCCTGATGCACTGGCGTCAGGTAGCGATCAGCGCGTGCGAGCAGTGCGGGCGTTCACGGGTGCCGGTGATTCATCCGCCGCTGCTGTTGGCGGACTGGTTGAAGCAGACTCAAGCAGAATTGAAGCTGGTGCTGCATCCGGTGGCCGAGCCGCTGGTGAATCATGCGAAGCCCGCGACCCTGGCGTTTCTGATCGGGCCGGAGGGTGGGCTGTCGGATGCCGAGGTCGATCAGGCGCAGTCTGCCGGGTTTCATGCCGCCCGCCTCGGCCCTCGGGTGTTGCGCACAGAGACTGCGCCGGTGGTGGCATTGGCGGTGGCCCAGCAGCTTTGGGGTGACTTTTAAGACGCCACATAACCTGTAGGAGCGAGGCTTGCCCGCGAAGGCCGCACCGCGGTTTTACAGAATCACCGCGGCGCGGCCTTCGCGGGCAAGCCTCGCTCCTACAGGACATAAAACATAATCGCCACAAAGTGCAGCAGACTCCCGGCAATCACAAACAGATGCCAGATCCCGTGCGCATGCCGCAGCCGGTGATCCAGGGCAAAAAAGACAATCCCCACGGTATACAACACCCCGCCCGACGCCAGCCAGGCAAACCCGGTGCTGCCCAGCGCCGCGAGCAGGGGCTTGACCGCCACCAGCACGATCCAGCCCATCACCGCGTAAATCACGATCGACAGGACCCGCGCTTCCGAACGCGGCTTGATCTCTTGCAGGATGCCGATCAGAGCCAGCCCCCAGACAATGCCGAACAAAGTCCAACCCCAGGGCCCGCGCAATGTCACCAGGCAGAACGGCGTGTAGCTGCCGGCGATCAGCAAGTAGATCGAAAAGTGATCGACCTTCTGCATGATCTCTTTCTTGCGCCCGCGCACGCTGTGGTAAACGGTCGACGCGCTGTAGAGCACCAGCAAGGTGAATCCGTAGATCGCCACGCTGACGATTTTCCACGGACTGCCGTCCATCCCGGCGATCACCAGCATCCACACCACCCCGACGCACGCCGCTACCGCGCCGACCAAATGCGTCCAGGCGTTCAATCTTTCCCCGTGATACATGTGTTGCTCACCTCGAAGTTCGTTACAACATTGCACAAGGCTCAGCCCTCAAGGGTAAAAGCGCAATGTTTCAGCATGCAATCAACCCTGTAGGAGCCGGCTTGCTGGCGAAAGGTCCTTGAGATTTGTGGTGTTCTTCAGGACGCCTTCTCTGGCAAGTCGGATCGCCGCACCGCAGCGCCTACAAAGGCCTGCGTGCCCCTGGGGAATTGGGCACAATCGAACCATTCGAACAAGAGTCACGCCACATGCTGATCGACGAAGAGTTGACCCTGAAAAAACTCGAGGTGTTCCTGGCCTTCATGCGCACCGGCAACCTGGCCCGGGCCGCGGCCGAATTGCAGACCAGCAACGTCAGCGTGCACCGGGCGATCCACTCCCTGGAAAGCGCCCTGCGCTGCCCGCTGTTCAAGCACGAAGGCCGCAACCTGACGCCGCTGGAAAGCGCTTATGTGCTGGAAGAACGGGCGCAGAAACTGATTCAGGACGTGCTCGAAAGCGTTCGCCTGACCCGTGAAGCGGCCGGTTTTTCCGCAGAACGCTTCAAGCTCGGCTCGCTGTATTCGCTGACGGTGAAAACGGTGCCGCAGCTGATCATGGGCCTGAAGATCCGCCGCAGCGAGCTCAACATCGACCTGATCCTCGGCTCGAACTTCGACCTGTTGTACAAACTCAAGAACATGGAGGTCGACGCTATCCTGGTGTCCCTGGACGAGAGCATCAACGATCCGGATTGCGAGCAGATCCCGTTATTTTCCGATGATATTTTCCTTGCCACCCCGGCCGACTCGAAGTTCGCCCAACGAACCGAAGTGGATCTGGCCGAAGTGCGCGACGAGACGTTCATTACCCTGACCCAGGGCTTCGCCACGCATCAGGACGGCAAACGGGTGTTCCAGCAGGCGGGGTTCGAGCCCAAGGTGGCGATGCAGGTCAATGACATCTTTACCTTGCTGAGCATGGTCAGTTCGGGGGTGGGTTATGCGTTGTTGCCGGGGCGGATCGCGGCGGTGTACGAGAACCGGGTGAAGCTGATTCCGTTGCAGGCAAAGTATCGGTTGCAGCAGCACATCGGGGTGGTGTTTCTGAAGGCCAAGGAGCGGGATCCGAATCTGCTGGCGTTGTTGGCGGAGTGTCGGATGTATGCCAATCGCCAGGCCTGAGATCGAGTTGCGGCCTTCGCGGGCAAGTCGGATCGCCGCACCGCTCGCTCCTACAGGGATCTTGGGTGTACACACAATCTATGTTCACCTCAAAACCTGTGGGAGCGAGCTTGCTCGCGATGGCGTCATTACAATCAGCGTAGATCCCGCGGTTTAACCAACAATCCCGCGAACAATGAAGTACAACAACGAAGGCCCAAGCAGACACCCAAGCCCGGTATGGAAGGTCGCGGTCAACGCGCCATAAGGCACCAACCGCCGATCCGTCGCCGCCAGCCCGGCCGTCACGCCACTGACGGTACCCGCCAGGCCGCCGAACACCATCGCCGAACGCGGGTTATCCAGGCCCATCCAGCGCGCTGCCATCGGTGTGCCGACCATCACCAGAATCGCCTTGATCAACCCGGTGGCAATCGACAGCGCCATCACATCCGAGCTGGCACCAATCGCCGCGCCGGTCACCGGTCCGACGATGTAGGTCACTGCGCCCGCACCAATGGTGGTCATGCTGACCGCATCGCGATAGCCGAACGCCCAGGCAATGCTCGCCCCGACAATGAACGGCAGAATCGTGCCGAGCAGCAGGGCAATGACGCCGATCAACCCGGCTTTTTTCGCTTCGGTGGCCTGCACTTCAAAGGCCGTGGCCACGATCGCAAAGTCCCGCAGCATGGCGCCGCCCATCAAACCGATGCCGGAAAACAGGGTCAAATCCGCCAAGCCTTTTTGCCCGCCCGTCATGGTGCCGCCGACCCAGGCCAGCACCAGCCCGATCACGATGGCAATCGCCGAACCATGGATGCGTCCGAACGTCAGGCGCTTGGACAAAATCACCGACACCCACATGATTACGCCAACGAACGCGAACGCCGTGACCAGACCGTTATGCTCCAGGCCTTTCTCGATGAGATCCCACATATCAGCGACCTCCTACGGGTGTGCCGGCGGGGGTTATTTCCACCGGTTCATCGGGCAAGGGTTCGCCTTTATGAGTCCGACTGATCAGTGCAATGGTGCCACCGCAAATCACCACCGAACCAATCGCCGCGAGTACCGCCACCGGACCGCCGTGCAGCGCGGTGACGACGTTCTGTTGCGCCGCCATCGCGACCACCACCGGAATGTACATCGCGCCCCAGAAGCCGACGCCCAGCTCGCAATCCTTGGTCATGCCGCCGCGCTTGTGCATCCACAACCGCGCGCAGATCAGCAGGATCATCGCGATCCCGACGCCGCCGACGTTGGACTTCACCCCCAGCAATACGCCGAGCATGTCACCCATGATCACCCCTGCCAGCGTACAGATCGCCAACAGCGCCACACCGTAAATAATCATTCTTGTCGTCCTCAAAATGCATCGTCGAATGTTGTTTTTGTTGTTCGAAGGCCTGAGTCGTGATCTAGGGTTGGCGGCGACCCTCCTCACGCAACAGCGCCTGCAAGGTGTCCAGCCGTGCACCGTCGAAGGCAATCACCGTGCCCTGCTCGAACACCCGGCGCGCCAGCCCGGTCAGCACCGCACCGGGCGGCAGTTCGATCTGTAGCCGTACGCCGCGCTCGTAGGCGCTTTGCACCGTGCCGCGCCAATCCACCACGCGGCACATGTTGAAAGCCAGGTCGTCGCGCAACGCCTCGATGTTGGTCACCGGCCGCGCGCGGCTGCCGCTCAGATAGCCAAGCGCTGGTGTTTTCAACGGCACGTTGGCGAAGGCTTCAGCCAGGGTTTTTGCCGGCGCATCCAACAGTGGACAATGTGACGGCACGCTCACGGCCAGACGTTTGGCCAGTCCTGCACCGCAACCTTTAGCCAGCCCGGCCACCGCGTTCATGGCGTAGTCGCTGCCGGCGATGACCACTTGGTTATCGGCGTTGATGTTGGCCAGGTATACCGGCGTGTCGACGCTGTGAACCTGCGCCAGCAAGCCCTCCACCGTCGCCAGCTCCAGACCGATGATCGCGGTCATGCCATAACCTTGTGGGTAAGCCTGCTGCATCAGCTCACCGCGCAGGCTGACCAGATGCAGCGCATCGCTGAAACCCAACGCACCAGCGACCACCGCCGCAGGATAGGCACCGATGGACAAGCCGGCGACGTAATCCGTCGGCACCCCCAACTGTCGTGATGCAGCCACTCCGGCGACCAGCAGGCAAAGCTGAACCGCTCGTGTCGACGTCAACGCTTGTGCAGTATCCAGAAGCAAAACGTCTTCCCCGAGGACATCACTGGCTTCGCTCACCGTTTCCCGAGGCAAACGATGAAGCATGCCCGGCTGCTGCGCGCCCTGGCCCGGGAACACAAGCAGACTGCTCACGCTGCTTGCTCCCGGGAATGCCAGGGATCAATCACCAGGCAGGCCTGGCGCGCATTTTTCAGCAAGACCCGACGTGCCGGGCGGGCCCATTCGCGCAGCGCGACAGCGCCCAAGGGCGTCTGCAACTGCATGTCCACCCGACACGCAGCGGTGTCGAGAATATTCACCAGCTCCTGCGCTCGAGCACGGCTCAACGGTTGCGGTGTGCGCAGGATCAGGTCGAGGTCGCTGCGCTCGTGCAATGCCGCAAAGCCGCTCGCCAGCTCGAACCCGGCGCTGCCACTGACGCCCCACACCCAGCCACAGCCATCGAGCAGCGGACGCAGTTGATCGAGGGCACGCACCGCCGGCAAATCCCGGTCGATCGCGACATGACAAAGCGCTTCCGGCTGCACCCGACGCTGGATCGCCTCGATCGCCATCGACGTTGCATACCGCTGCTCGCGCAACCGCCCGCGCACGCCGACCGCGATTTGATTGGCCTCGCTCAACGCACGCCGAACCACCACCGGCTGACCCGCGCTGACCGACTCGATCACCCACGAAGGCGCATCCGCAGGCAGCTGCTCCGGGGTCATCCCCCAGAGCAGGTCGTGGGCCAGAAACGTACTCACCACTGCGCCCTCAACAGTTGGCGAACCTTGCTCGACGCCGCGCGGTTGCTCGCGCCCAGGCGGCCGCTGAGGTCGCAACCGGTGGCAGCGACATCGCCAATCGCCTGCTTGAGGCATTCCATTACTCGCGTCAGGTCGGCCGCGGTCGGCTGCTCGATCTGCTCCACCGACAAGGTCTCCCACAACAAGCCCAGGCTGGCATAGCTGTCGATGTCATACGCCATCGGCGGCACGCTGGCGGCCAGGGCTTCGAGTTCTTCGACACTGCGCAAGGTCACCCGCGCCGCCGACGCCTTGCCCATTGCATGCACCATCACCCCCGGATCCCGCAGGGCGATCAGCCGATTGGCCTGATAACCGTGAGCCAGAAACGCCCCGGACATGGCCTTGCCCACCAGCAAACCGATCACCGCGTGACCGGCCAGGCGTGCCCGGGCATAACTGTCCGCCG
Encoded here:
- a CDS encoding DEAD/DEAH box helicase → MSFASLGLSEALVRAIEAAGYTEPTPVQQRAIPAVLQGRDLMVAAQTGTGKTGGFALPILERLFPNGHPDKSQRHGPRQPRVLVLTPTRELAAQVHESFKVYARDLKFVSACIFGGVGMNPQVQAMSRGVDVLVACPGRLLDLAGQGSVDLSHVEILVLDEADRMLDMGFVHDVKKVLARLPSKRQNLLFSATFSKDITDLAGKLLHNPERIEVTPPNTTVERIEQRVFRLPANHKRSLLAHLITAGAWEQVLVFTRTKHGANRLAEYLDKHGLTAVAIHGNKSQNARTKALADFKAGEVRILVATDIAARGLDIDQLPHVVNFELPNVDEDYVHRIGRTGRAGRSGEAISLVAPDEEKLLKSIERMTRQKIADGDLMGFDSSAVEAEKPEVRERPDVRNPRNPRGPRGDGPNGTGGGGGRKDKGKDKGGKEKPAAAGRGERPAREQKPREGTPAREQQRPAPRAAADRAPDEFLDDDVDNFGNRVDYVPQAKPAQGRGRRPGAPAPGAAAGAGAGAPRGGKPQGRQSGPRSSDGATTGTPPAKRSGPRNGAPRDGQARREESRNRRPARSDDKPLSEPAVQNPRGPAPKIIHKESKTDRFPTPEQLDQLPGRPRGEKPALLTRNR
- a CDS encoding FAD-dependent oxidoreductase, with amino-acid sequence MSAGWLRACALVMMGLFSVSALAKDKTAIVIGGGLSGLTAAYELQNKGWQVTLLEAKSSLGGRSGMATSEWIGNDKTQPVLNKYVSTFKLGITPAPEFVRTPGYLIDGVYYSAADLATKDPTTAEALKRYEKTLDDLARSIEDPQNPSANSTLHALDQINVSNWLDRLTLPATARQLVNQQIRTRYDEPSRLSLLYFAQQSRVYRGFSDRDLRASRLLGGSPVLAQAFVKQLKTIKTSAPVSAIIQEKDGVTVKVGSVGYQADYVVVAVPLRALNKIQMTPALDAQHLAAIKGTNYGWRDQILLKFKTPVWESKARMSGEIYSNTGLGMLWVEPALKGGANVVINLSGDNARVMQAFGDKQMADQVLIRLHAFYPQARGSFTGYEIRRYSTDPSMGGAYLAFGPGQISKYWRLWERPIQRVAFAGEHTDTLYPGTLEGALRTGQRAASQVEDLAAGKSFEPAKIVPAATAVAAGAVAAKKGNFFSNLFGGSDDKPAPVKAPEPVAPVAPTPAPAPAPTPAAAVEAPKPAVPVKAEPSKKTPAKAPVKKPAAKTETKKAPAKAPTKKAELAKKPATKPAATTETKAQ
- a CDS encoding YceI family protein, whose translation is MLKKTLAALAIGSALLSANVMAADYVVDKEGQHAFVDFKISHLGYSYITGTFKDIDGKFSFDAAKPEDSKIEFNVNTASVFTNHAERDKHIASGDFLNVSKFGKATFVSTGVKSTGKNAAGKDTADVSGNLTLAGVTKPIVVKATFLGEGKDPWGGYRAGFEGTTSIKRSDFGKQKDLGPASDAVELYVTFEGVKAK
- a CDS encoding adenosylmethionine--8-amino-7-oxononanoate transaminase gives rise to the protein MGLNNQWMQRDLAVLWHPCTQMKDHEQLPLIPIKRGEGVWLEDFEGKRYLDAVSSWWVNVFGHANPRINQRIKDQVDQLEHVILAGFSHQPVIELSERLVKMTPEGLTRCFYADNGSSCIEVALKMSFHYWLNRGQPDKKRFVTLTNSYHGETMAAMSVGDVPLFTETYKALLLDTIKVPSPDCYLRPEGMSWEEHSRTMFAAMEQTLAEHHDTVAAVIVEPLIQGAGGMRMYHPVYLKLLREACDRYGVHLIHDEIAVGFGRTGTMFACEQAGIRPDFLCLSKALTGGYLPLAACVTTEDVYSAFYDDYPTLRAFLHSHSYTGNPLACAAALATLDIFEEDNVIENNKALAQRMASATAHLADHPNVSEVRQTGMVLAIEMVKDKATKEAYPWQERRGLKVFQHALERGALLRPLGSVVYFLPPYVITPEQIDFLAEVASEGIDIATRDSVSVSVPKDFHPGFRDPG
- a CDS encoding cytochrome b, producing the protein MQLRNSSSRYGWVSIFMHWGVALAVFGLFALGLWMVGLDYYSSWRKDAPDLHKSIGLVLLAVMLLRVLWRFISPPPPALQSYSRMTRIGASFGHGFLYLSLFAVMIAGYLISTADGVGIPVFGLFEVPALVSGLPDQADTAGVIHFYLAWVLVIFSGLHALAALKHHFIDRDATLTRMLGRKA
- a CDS encoding 16S rRNA (uracil(1498)-N(3))-methyltransferase — translated: MRLSRFFIDAPLSTGEHELPEAQAHYISRVLRMAEGDALQLFDGSGHEFRATLVDVGKKRVVVQIDESFAGQVESPLQIHLGQGLSRGERMDWAIQKATELGVTEITPIFSDRCEVRLKDERADKRLMHWRQVAISACEQCGRSRVPVIHPPLLLADWLKQTQAELKLVLHPVAEPLVNHAKPATLAFLIGPEGGLSDAEVDQAQSAGFHAARLGPRVLRTETAPVVALAVAQQLWGDF